Part of the Pseudomonas sp. Leaf58 genome is shown below.
GTCCAGCTCGGTCAGCAGGTCGACGCGGTTGGTGATGTTGGTGCCGGCCTTGCGGAAGTTGTAGTCACCGTCGTTGCTGTTGGGCGTGCCCAGCATGCGCTGGTCGGCGCTTTCGGTACGCACGCCGTAGTTGTACTTGACGGTGTTGTCGAAGCGCACAGCCCAGCTTTCATTGCCGGTATCCACTTCGAAGGCCTGTGCGGCGGGCAGCGTGAGCAGGCCGATGGCGCAGGCGAGCAGGCAGCGCTGTGGTTTCACAGCACGGTGAATGCGGTGTTCAGACATTACGATGGCTCCACGTATTGTTATTGTTTTCTACGCCGCCCGTCTTTTGCGGGCGTGGCTGGGGCGTCCATGCGCTATAGCGGGTTGCGGTTGTCCAGTCGGCGGACCAGGGCTTCGGCCAGCGGCCAATGGCCGAAACCGGAAGCCGGGTTAAGGTGGCCGACGGCACCCAAACTGATCAGTTCGCTGCCCCAACCGCGGGCCAGCTCTGCAGCAGCGGCGTAGCTGGCCAGGTGATCATCGCTGCTAGCGGCGACAATGCTCGGGAACGGCAGCGGCGCGGACGGTAGGGGTGACCAGCCGTTCTCGGCCAGGCTGGCCGGGCTTGGATAATGGGCAGGCCAGCGCGCATCGAGGTCCGGCGGGGCCGCCAGCAGCGCCCCTTTGATGGGCCGCTGATAGCGCGCCGCCCAGTGAGCGACCATCAATACGCCGGCGCTGTGCGCGACCAACACGACCTCGCCGTCGATCTGCTCCAGTTCGCGCTGGATCGCCTCGACCCGGGCCGTGCAGCTCAGCCCGTCGACCTGCAACGGCGGTACGCTGCGGACCTTGGCCAGGCGGTTGGCGAGGAGGGTCTGCCAGTGTTCGGCGACATGGTCGCGCAGGCCGGGGACGATCAACACGGTGGCAGTGGTTTGTAGTTTTTCCACGTTGGAACCTCGTATCGGGTGCAGCTCTTGAGGTTCACAGTAAACAGCCCGCCCTCGGGGTGCTTCACATTGGGCGTCAGGGGCTTTTCATTTGATGACAATGGCCGTGCAAGGGCTTTGCTTTTCAATTCATGACACGCAGTCTATAAACCACAAAACGCATGTCGGCTTGACCCACTACAAAAAACCGCATGGAAAACAACAAAAATGCCTGCCCTAGTCCGTGCCGCTAGTTTGACCAACTACCTCGAAGTCTCACGCCACCTAGGCCTCAACCCCCATGCGCTGTTGGCACAGGTTGGCCTTAGCGCTGCCATGCTCGACGACCCTAACCGGCGCATCCCGGTTGCCAGCGTCATTAACTTGCTGGAGGCCTCTGCCAGCGCTACCCGCTGCGAAAGTTTTGGCCTGCGCATGGCCGAATTGCGCCAATTGTCGGATTTCGGTGAAATCAGCCTGCTGCTCAGCCACCAGCGCAACCTGCGCGATGCCCTGCAGGTGATCGTGCAGTACCGCCACCTGCTCAATGACGCCCTGGCCATTCATATCGAGGAAGCCGGCAAGACCGTGGTCATTCGCGAAGAGGTGATCAATGAGCGCGCGCCGTGCAGCCGCCAGGCCACTGAGCTGGCGATTGGTGTGATGATGCGCCTGTGTGCGGCGTTGCTGGGTGCCCACTGGCACCCGATCAGCGCCAACTTCACCCACGTGGCCCCTGCCGACCTGGCCACCCACCGGCGCATCTTTGGCTGCACGCTGGTGTTCGGCAGTGAGTTCAACGGCATCGTCTGCCCGGCTGCCGACCTCGACAGCGCCAGCCCACAGGCCAACGAAGCCATGGCACGCCTGGCGCAGCGCTATCTGGACACCCTGCCGGCCAGTGGTGTGCCGTCGCTGGAGCTGGAACTGCGCAAGACCATCTACCTGCTGCTGCCTATGGGCCGCGCGACCATTGAGCAGGTGGCGCAGTCCCAGGGCATAAACGTGCGCACCCTGCAGCGGCGCCTGGAGGAAGGCGGGTTAACCTTCAAGGACTTGATCAACAGCGTGCGCCGTGACCTGGTGATGCGCTACCTGGAAAACCCCGGCTATTCGCTGGGGCGCATCGCCGACATGCTCGGCTACTCGATGCCCAGCTCGTTTACTCGTTGGTTCATCGCCCAGTTCGGCATGCCGCCGGCCAGCTGGCGGGCGCAGAATGCTGATCAGGTTACGTCAGGGCCGCCAGGCGTTTGACTTGAGATTTGTGGTGGCTTTGAGATCGAGCGCCGCCCGCGCGGCGCTTCGCGGCACAAGGCCGCTCCCACATCTGTTTCTGGCCAATGACTCCTGTGCCAGGTGGGTTGCAGCCTTGGTGCATGCCTTGATACTGATGAACAGCAGCAGCGCAACCTTCGATATCAAGTGGAACAAACAAGGCGGCCAGAGGTGACCTCACAGGAGTGACTGGCCCCAAACAGATGTGGGAGCGGCCTTGTGCCGCGAAGCGCCGCGCAGGCGGCGCTCGATCTCACAGGCACCACAATGCCTCAAGCCGACCCCACCCAGTGCATCAGCGCCAGCACCAGCAGCACCAGAAACACACTTTCCCCGACCATCAGCGCGATGGGTTTGAGCCCAACCGACGCCAGCGCCTTGAGCTGGGTTTTCATACCCAGGGCACTGATCGCCACCACCAGGCAGCCACGCGACAGTTCATTGATACCGCCCTGCACGGCCACCGGTACCCACCCGCTGCTGTTAACGCAGGCCAGCAGCAGAAAGCCGACGGCAAACCATGGCAACAAGGGCGGCCGCTGGCCACCGGTCTCGAGGCCTTGGCGACGGGTAATCATTGCCGCACAGACAATCACCGGCAACAGCATGGCCACCCGCATCAGCTTCACCACCGTGGCAATATCACCGGTTTCGGTAGACATGCTATAGCCCGCCCCCACGACCTGGGCCACGTCATGAATGGTCGCGCCGAGAAAGACCCCGGCCTGCGCTGGCGGTAGGTGCAACCACTGGGCGATCATCGGGTAGAGGATCATCGCCAGGGTCGACAGGGCCGACACGCCGATGACGGTGAACAGGGTTGCATGCTCCTTGCGCGGGTGCTGGGGCAGCGCGGCTGCCAGCGCCAGCGCGGCCGAGGCACCACAAATGGCCGTGGCACCACCCGTTAGCATGCCGAACAGCCGTGAAAAGCCCAGCGCCTTGGCCACCACCACCGAGACCAGGATCGTCACCACCACCAGGGTGATGACCAAGGCCACGGGCTTCCAACCCAGGCTGGCGATCTGGTCCAGGGTGATGCGCATGCCCAGCAGCGCTACACCCAGGCGCAGTACTGCGCGGGCGGTGAATTCGATGCCGGCCTTGCACGGGCCGTCGACTGCAAGAAAGTTCAGCGCCATCCCCAGCAGCAGGGCAAACAACATGACCGGCGCCGCATAGTGCTCGCTGAGAAAGCTGGCGGCAGCGCCGACGATAAGGCTGACTACCACCCCCGGAGCGAGGGTGCGGATACGCTGCTGGGTAGCGCTTAGTGCCAGTGTGTTCATTGCCCTGTTTCCTCGCTGTCAAACACGATGTAGACCTGCCCGCCCTGCTGCTCGACCGGGTAACTGGCAACCTTTAACGCTTTGGAATTGACCAGATAGCCGCTGGCCAGGTCAAAGCGCAGGCCATGCGCGCAGCACTGGATGACACGGCCTTCCAACCGACCGCCGCACAATGACGCGCCTTGATGCGGGCAGCTGTCGTCGATGGCATATAGCGCGTCGGCAACGTTAAACAACGCCACGCTGCGCCCTTCACAGGCCAACAGCACGCGGCCGTTGCGTTCCGGCACTTGGCTGGGGGGCAATGCAATACGCCGGCTCATGCCCGTGCAACCTCTTGTAGCGCTTCGGTCATGGCAGCGAACAGCACCTCGGCAGGTTGCGCGCCAGCAATGAGCGGCCCTTGATTGAAGCGAAAACGCGGCACGGCGCTGCCTGCGCGGCCTGCCCCATCGAGAAACGGGCTGCCGTCGTCACGCAGGCAGTCGGCGACCTGCACGGCCTCCAACCCGCAATGCTGGGCGATGCCAAGCAACACGCGGCTGTCCCCCAGGTCGCGGCCCTGGTGGAAATAGGCAATGAACAACTGCGCCAGCAAGGCTTCCAGTTGCGACGCCTGCAGCAACCCGGTAGCCCGCTGCAGCAGCCGGTGAGCATTGCCAGTGTTGGGCATGCGACGAATACGCGAAAAGTCGATGTCCTCACCTACCACACTGGCAGCAGCGCGCACCTGCGCCTGGCGCTCGCGCACGGCTTGCTCGCTGCCCAGCCGCTGCAAGTAGAACGCATGGAACGGCAAGCCATTGGCGGGCAAACCAGGCAACAGCTGCACCCCTCGCCATTGCAGTTGCACCTGTACCTGCGGCTGCTCGCGCTGCAACAGCAACAGGGCAGCCTGCAAGTGCCGCTGGCCAATCAGGCACCAAGGGCAGACAAAATCGAAGAACACCTCGACCGACAACTGCTGTTTCACGGTTTCAACTCCAGGGGTGCGCTGGCATCGTTGTGTGCCGGCGTATGCAGACGCTCCATGTCGCGGTGGTAATGACGTTTGGCCAGGAAAAACACCCCTGCCGCGCCGATGCTCATCAGCGGCACCAGCTGGAAGGCCGCGTGCAGGCCGATCAGGTCAGAAACCCGCCCGGTAATCAACGGCCCGGTGGCCAGGCCCAACAGGTTGTTGGCCAGGGTCAAGGTGGCGAATGCCGTGCCATGCACCGAGGCGTGGGTAAGGTTGGCGACCATGGCACTGGAGGGGCCGTTGGTGCCGGCGGCTATCATCATGCCCAAGCAGATCAGCACCAGTTGCGCGGTGCCTGCTGGCAGTGCGAAAGCGAGGGACAACAGCGCGCAACTGCCCAGGCAGTAGGCGATGGCCAGGCTGATCTTGCGGTCCGGGCGCTGCCGCCCAAGGCGGTCGCAGAGCATGGCGCAGAGGATCATGCCGATGCCGCTGCACAACACGATGACCGCGGCAATCGCCCCGGCACGGTCAGTGCCCATGGCGTAATAGCGGTTCAGGTAACTGGGCATCCACACGATCACGGTGCCACCGACGAACAGTTGCAGGCCGCTGCCGACGTAGGCGGCGATAACCGAACGGCTGCTGTACAGGCTACGCAACGGTCGGCTGGCCTTGCCCTGCGACTGCGCGCACTTGGGGGCAATGCGCGCCTCCTTGACGATCATCGGGTACAGCACTGCCAGCAACAGGCCAAACAATGCCATGCCGGCAAATGCCCAGCGCCAACCCAGGTGCTGGGCCAGCACGCCGCCCAGGGCCATGCCCAGTACCGAGCCGAACATGCCGCCGGCCATGAACGCACCGGCCAGGGTCGAGCGCATGTCGCGGGGGAACACGGCGACCACCACGGCGATACCGACACTGCCGTAGGCCGCCTCGCCGACCCCGACCAGAAAACGCGCGACGAACATTTGTGGGTAGTTTTCCGCCAGGGCGCAGCCCAACGTGGCCAGGCTCCACAGCACCGCCATCAGCACCAGGCTGCGCACCCGGCCAAAGCGGTCGGCCAGCAGCGACAGGGGGAAGGTCAGCAGGCCAACCATCAAGGCGACAATGCCGCTGAGCAGGCCAAGCTGGCTGTCGCTCAGTGCCCATTCACCCTTGAGCAGCGGGAATACCGCGTTGAGTACCTGGCGCGACATGTAGTCGGAGATCAACAGGCCAAAGGTCAGGGCAAAGACTATCCAGGCATAGCGCCGGGGGACGCTGTGGGCGGTGTCGGTGCCGGAATCTTCGGCACTGGCGAGATAGGTGGCCATGCTGCCTCCTTGGGTATGGGGCGTGGGTGTTGTTTTTGTTGTTATGGGTAACAGCCAGAGCACATGTTGCTTTTGGTGGCCTCTTCGCGGTCATGCCCGCGAAAAGGCCGTGCCTGCGTTGTCAGGTACGCTGCGGCACACCCTTCACGCCCGGCTGGCGGTTGGGCGCCATGCCGTTGGCCTTGAGGGTCTGTTCGATGCTGTCGTACTGCTGCCCAATGCGGTAAATGGCCCGTGCCTCTTTACCGCTGGCAATCTCGCGGCCCAGTTCGTGCGCCACACGCACGGTTTGCTGGATTTGCTGCACCGAGGTAAAGCGCTTGCCGTGCTGGTCGATGATGGTGTCTTCATTGCCGCAGCGCGGGTGCAGGCCCATGGCCAGGGCCATGGTGTTGAACGGCAGTACGTTCTTCAGCAGCGATTCGGCGGTCAGGGTGCAACCGTCTGGCGCGCGGTGGATGAAGTTGAAGAAGTTGAACGGGTTGGGGCCGTCGAAGCCGCCGCCAATGCCGATCCACGTCAAGTTCAGCGGGCCCATGTAGTCACCACGGCGGACGATGCGCTCGAGCGTCTCCAGGGCATGCATGCCAGTCAGCTGGAAATGCGGCTGGATGTTGCTGGCCTGCAGGCGGCGCAGGTGCTCGCGGACCCACGCCGGGCCGGCCGGTACGGTCATTTCGCTGTAGGCGGCATGGATGGCCGGGCTGGCCAGCGAGGTGCCTTCCAGGTACTCCGGGTACAGCAGCTCCATGATGTTCATCTGCGTGGTGTTGATGGCCACGGTCACCTGGTCGGGGCGTGGCGTCAGCTCGGCGAGCATGTGCCGGGTGTCGTCCGACAGCCATTTGGCCGCCTCGCCTTCGCCTTCGGGGGCGAAGGAAATCGACCCGCCCACCTGGATGATCATGTCCGGCACCGCTTCGCGCACCCCGGCGATCAGTTCGTTGAACTTGGACAGGCGCTTGGAGCCTTTGCCGTCCAGCTCACGTACATGCAGGTGCAATACCGTGGCGCCTGCCTCGTAGCAGTCGACGGCCTTCTGCACCTGCTCGTCCATGGTCAGCGGAATGTCTTCAGGGAAGTCTTCGGGCATCCACTCCGGGCCATAGGGGGCCACGGTGATCACCACCTTTTCCATGTTTTCCGGGTGCAACGAATCGTCGAAGAATTGCATGCTGTGGTCCTCGCTATTGTTATTGTGCGGGTGCCGCCGATGACGGCAGGCTTAGAACGTAGGGCTGCCCTTGATCCCGGCGCGCTCCATCTTGCGGTGGCACGGTGGGTAGTCCATGACGGCGTAGTGCTGGGTGCTGCGGTTGTCCCAGATCGCCACACTGTTGGGCTTCCAGCGCCAACGCACCTGATACTCGGGCAGGTAAGCCTGGCTGATCAGGTAGCGCAGCAGGTCGCTGGCGCCGGGGTTGGCGTCCTGGCCGAAACGCACCCGCTGTGGGGTGTGGTAATTGCTGAAATGGGTGGTGAAGGCGTTGACGAACAGCACCTGCTCGCCGGTTTCCGGGTGGGTACGCACCACCGGGTGCTCGGCGTCGGGGAACTGCGCTTTCAGCGCCAGGCGCTTCTCCAGCGGCATGGCGGCGCCAAAGCTTGCCTCGATACTGTGGCGGGCGCGCAAGCCTTCGATCTTGGCCTTCACATCGCTTGGCAGGTTTTCATAGGCCAGCACCATGTTTGCCCACATCGTGTCGCCGCCCACCGGTGGGCATTCGATGCAGCGCAGCACGCAGCCCATGGGCGGCGCCTCGCGCCAGGTAGCGTCGGTGTGCCACGCATTTTCATAGCGGTCGTTGGGCTGCTCGGGGCGTTTGTAGATCTGCACCAGGCCCGGATGCTCCGGGTCGCTACCTGCCACCGGGTGGTCCTCCAGGTCGCCGAAGCGGCGGGCGAAGGCCACGTGCTCGGCGCGGCTGAAGTGCTGATCGCGCAGGAACAGCACACGGTGCTGAAGCAACTGCGCGCGCAGCTGGGCGAACAGGTCATCATCGTGGATCGCGTCGGCCAGGTTGACCCCACTTACCTCGGCACCGATCGCGCAGGTCAGTTGTTCGATGTGCATGCTGTTGCCCTCTTCAGATGAGGAAGATCGACGAGCCAGTGGTCCTGCGGGCTTCCAGGTCACGGTGTGCCTGGACGGCGTCCTGCAGCGCGTAGTGCTGGTTGATTTCGATGCGGATGCGGCCACTGCTAACGTGGTCGAACAGTTCGCCGGCCAGGTCGGCCTTTTCTGCCGGGTCGGCGATGAAGTCGGCCAAGGCCGGGCGGGTGAGCTGCAGCGAACCTTTGATCGCCAGCAACTGCGGGTCGAACGGCGGGATGGTGCCCGACGCCGTGCCCACACAAACCATCAGGCCACGGCGCTTGAGCGAGTCGAGCGAACCCATGAAGGTGTTTTTGCCAACGCTGTCGAACACCACGTTGACCCCCACCCCCTCGGTCAGCTCACGCACACGCGCGGCCACATCCTCGACGCTGTAGTTGATGACGTGGTGGCAGCCGTGGGCGCGGGCCACTTCGGCTTTGGCCTCG
Proteins encoded:
- a CDS encoding alpha/beta hydrolase encodes the protein MEKLQTTATVLIVPGLRDHVAEHWQTLLANRLAKVRSVPPLQVDGLSCTARVEAIQRELEQIDGEVVLVAHSAGVLMVAHWAARYQRPIKGALLAAPPDLDARWPAHYPSPASLAENGWSPLPSAPLPFPSIVAASSDDHLASYAAAAELARGWGSELISLGAVGHLNPASGFGHWPLAEALVRRLDNRNPL
- a CDS encoding AraC family transcriptional regulator, whose product is MPALVRAASLTNYLEVSRHLGLNPHALLAQVGLSAAMLDDPNRRIPVASVINLLEASASATRCESFGLRMAELRQLSDFGEISLLLSHQRNLRDALQVIVQYRHLLNDALAIHIEEAGKTVVIREEVINERAPCSRQATELAIGVMMRLCAALLGAHWHPISANFTHVAPADLATHRRIFGCTLVFGSEFNGIVCPAADLDSASPQANEAMARLAQRYLDTLPASGVPSLELELRKTIYLLLPMGRATIEQVAQSQGINVRTLQRRLEEGGLTFKDLINSVRRDLVMRYLENPGYSLGRIADMLGYSMPSSFTRWFIAQFGMPPASWRAQNADQVTSGPPGV
- a CDS encoding YeiH family protein, with translation MNTLALSATQQRIRTLAPGVVVSLIVGAAASFLSEHYAAPVMLFALLLGMALNFLAVDGPCKAGIEFTARAVLRLGVALLGMRITLDQIASLGWKPVALVITLVVVTILVSVVVAKALGFSRLFGMLTGGATAICGASAALALAAALPQHPRKEHATLFTVIGVSALSTLAMILYPMIAQWLHLPPAQAGVFLGATIHDVAQVVGAGYSMSTETGDIATVVKLMRVAMLLPVIVCAAMITRRQGLETGGQRPPLLPWFAVGFLLLACVNSSGWVPVAVQGGINELSRGCLVVAISALGMKTQLKALASVGLKPIALMVGESVFLVLLVLALMHWVGSA
- a CDS encoding Rieske 2Fe-2S domain-containing protein produces the protein MSRRIALPPSQVPERNGRVLLACEGRSVALFNVADALYAIDDSCPHQGASLCGGRLEGRVIQCCAHGLRFDLASGYLVNSKALKVASYPVEQQGGQVYIVFDSEETGQ
- a CDS encoding DsbA family protein, which codes for MKQQLSVEVFFDFVCPWCLIGQRHLQAALLLLQREQPQVQVQLQWRGVQLLPGLPANGLPFHAFYLQRLGSEQAVRERQAQVRAAASVVGEDIDFSRIRRMPNTGNAHRLLQRATGLLQASQLEALLAQLFIAYFHQGRDLGDSRVLLGIAQHCGLEAVQVADCLRDDGSPFLDGAGRAGSAVPRFRFNQGPLIAGAQPAEVLFAAMTEALQEVARA
- a CDS encoding MFS transporter encodes the protein MATYLASAEDSGTDTAHSVPRRYAWIVFALTFGLLISDYMSRQVLNAVFPLLKGEWALSDSQLGLLSGIVALMVGLLTFPLSLLADRFGRVRSLVLMAVLWSLATLGCALAENYPQMFVARFLVGVGEAAYGSVGIAVVVAVFPRDMRSTLAGAFMAGGMFGSVLGMALGGVLAQHLGWRWAFAGMALFGLLLAVLYPMIVKEARIAPKCAQSQGKASRPLRSLYSSRSVIAAYVGSGLQLFVGGTVIVWMPSYLNRYYAMGTDRAGAIAAVIVLCSGIGMILCAMLCDRLGRQRPDRKISLAIAYCLGSCALLSLAFALPAGTAQLVLICLGMMIAAGTNGPSSAMVANLTHASVHGTAFATLTLANNLLGLATGPLITGRVSDLIGLHAAFQLVPLMSIGAAGVFFLAKRHYHRDMERLHTPAHNDASAPLELKP
- a CDS encoding 3-keto-5-aminohexanoate cleavage protein, giving the protein MQFFDDSLHPENMEKVVITVAPYGPEWMPEDFPEDIPLTMDEQVQKAVDCYEAGATVLHLHVRELDGKGSKRLSKFNELIAGVREAVPDMIIQVGGSISFAPEGEGEAAKWLSDDTRHMLAELTPRPDQVTVAINTTQMNIMELLYPEYLEGTSLASPAIHAAYSEMTVPAGPAWVREHLRRLQASNIQPHFQLTGMHALETLERIVRRGDYMGPLNLTWIGIGGGFDGPNPFNFFNFIHRAPDGCTLTAESLLKNVLPFNTMALAMGLHPRCGNEDTIIDQHGKRFTSVQQIQQTVRVAHELGREIASGKEARAIYRIGQQYDSIEQTLKANGMAPNRQPGVKGVPQRT
- a CDS encoding TauD/TfdA family dioxygenase — its product is MHIEQLTCAIGAEVSGVNLADAIHDDDLFAQLRAQLLQHRVLFLRDQHFSRAEHVAFARRFGDLEDHPVAGSDPEHPGLVQIYKRPEQPNDRYENAWHTDATWREAPPMGCVLRCIECPPVGGDTMWANMVLAYENLPSDVKAKIEGLRARHSIEASFGAAMPLEKRLALKAQFPDAEHPVVRTHPETGEQVLFVNAFTTHFSNYHTPQRVRFGQDANPGASDLLRYLISQAYLPEYQVRWRWKPNSVAIWDNRSTQHYAVMDYPPCHRKMERAGIKGSPTF